Proteins encoded by one window of Chloroflexaceae bacterium:
- a CDS encoding UvrD-helicase domain-containing protein, whose protein sequence is MSDLLAGLNPAQRRAVETVAGPVLVVAGPGSGKTRVLTHRIAYLIAAQGVDPLNILAVTFTNKAAREMQERLDALIGPAQAQALTVGTFHGLCARFLRRDIVHLGRERDFVIYDSDDQERLMRRVLRDLNLDEKQNPPRAIHARISSAKNELITPQEYARRNRSYFDEIVTRCYERYQALLREANALDFDDLLVETVHLFDQHPDVLATYQERYVFLLVDEYQDTNHAQYVLIKQLAARRRNLFVVGDADQSIYGWRGADVRNILQFEQDYPDARVILLEQNYRSTQSILDIAQAVIAASEKRKHVKKLWTANGAGPQVTLHEGRDQDAEASFVADEIARLVAAGEASYRDCAVMYRTNAQSRALEEALSRRGVPYQLIGGLRFWERKEVKDALAYLRLAANPYDSISLTRVLNWPARGIGERTEAELIRWAASLGVPLYQALKELEDEDAPSPFAPRAAAALRGFLGLVDGLIAARRELPLLELLEMLISRIELRETLIREYGEEEADERWANIQELAAFAGRYAGLPRDQQLPRFLEEAALVADVDRIDPQADAVTCITLHQAKGLEYAVVFLVGLEEGLLPHSRSTDDRERLEEERRLLYVGITRARRRLYLCHAFRRESFNRTSLSTPSRFLADIPRELLKLPHQRAAIAAPIRQRPARPRDSWRAPAPSRAASGPVEVSFFPGQRVRHHAFGEGVVVSSRLVEGDEEVTVSFADRERRLLASFARLERVG, encoded by the coding sequence ATGTCCGATCTCCTCGCAGGCTTAAATCCCGCTCAGCGGCGCGCGGTGGAGACCGTCGCCGGCCCGGTGCTGGTGGTCGCCGGCCCCGGCAGCGGCAAGACGCGCGTGCTCACCCATCGCATCGCCTATCTCATCGCCGCCCAGGGCGTTGATCCTCTGAACATTCTCGCCGTGACCTTCACCAACAAGGCCGCCCGCGAGATGCAGGAGCGCCTCGATGCGCTGATCGGCCCCGCCCAGGCTCAGGCCCTGACCGTCGGCACCTTCCACGGTCTCTGCGCGCGCTTCCTCCGCCGTGATATCGTGCACCTTGGGCGCGAACGGGATTTCGTCATCTACGACAGCGACGACCAGGAACGCCTGATGCGCCGCGTGCTCCGCGATCTCAATCTCGACGAGAAGCAGAACCCGCCCCGCGCCATCCACGCCCGCATCTCCAGCGCCAAGAATGAGTTGATCACCCCTCAGGAGTATGCCCGCCGCAACCGCTCGTACTTCGATGAGATCGTCACCCGCTGTTACGAGCGCTATCAGGCTCTCCTGCGCGAGGCTAACGCCCTCGATTTCGACGACTTGCTCGTCGAGACGGTGCACCTCTTCGACCAGCACCCCGATGTCCTGGCAACGTATCAGGAACGCTATGTCTTTCTGCTGGTGGACGAGTATCAGGACACTAACCACGCCCAGTATGTGTTGATCAAGCAACTGGCCGCCAGGCGCCGCAACCTCTTCGTTGTTGGCGACGCCGACCAGAGCATCTACGGCTGGCGGGGCGCGGATGTGCGCAACATCCTCCAGTTCGAGCAGGACTATCCCGATGCCCGGGTCATTCTGCTCGAGCAGAACTATCGCTCCACCCAGAGCATTCTCGACATAGCCCAGGCGGTGATCGCCGCCAGCGAGAAGCGCAAGCACGTCAAGAAACTCTGGACGGCCAACGGCGCCGGGCCGCAGGTGACGCTCCACGAGGGCCGCGACCAGGACGCCGAGGCGTCCTTCGTCGCTGATGAGATTGCCCGCCTGGTCGCCGCTGGCGAGGCGAGCTACCGCGACTGCGCCGTGATGTATCGCACCAATGCCCAGTCGCGCGCACTGGAAGAGGCTCTCTCGCGTCGCGGCGTTCCCTACCAACTGATCGGCGGCCTGCGCTTCTGGGAGCGCAAAGAGGTGAAGGACGCCCTGGCCTACCTGCGTCTGGCCGCCAACCCCTACGACAGCATCAGCCTCACGCGGGTGCTGAACTGGCCCGCCCGCGGCATTGGCGAGCGCACCGAGGCCGAGTTGATCCGCTGGGCGGCCTCCCTCGGCGTGCCGCTCTACCAGGCGCTCAAGGAACTCGAGGATGAAGACGCCCCCTCGCCGTTCGCCCCCCGCGCCGCCGCCGCGCTGCGCGGCTTCCTGGGCCTGGTTGACGGCCTGATCGCCGCGCGCCGGGAGTTGCCCCTGCTCGAGTTGCTTGAAATGCTCATCTCGCGCATCGAGCTGCGCGAGACGCTGATCCGCGAGTATGGCGAGGAGGAGGCCGATGAGCGCTGGGCCAATATTCAGGAGCTTGCCGCTTTCGCCGGACGCTACGCCGGTCTGCCTCGCGACCAGCAACTGCCCCGGTTTCTCGAAGAGGCGGCCCTGGTCGCCGATGTGGACCGGATTGACCCCCAGGCCGACGCGGTGACCTGTATCACCCTGCACCAGGCCAAGGGGCTGGAGTACGCGGTGGTGTTTCTGGTGGGGCTTGAGGAGGGCCTGCTGCCCCACAGCCGCTCTACTGACGACCGCGAACGGCTGGAGGAGGAACGGCGCCTGCTCTACGTGGGCATCACGCGGGCCAGGCGGCGCCTCTACCTCTGCCATGCCTTCCGCCGCGAGAGCTTTAACCGCACCAGCCTGAGCACGCCCTCCCGCTTTCTGGCCGACATTCCTCGCGAGTTGTTGAAACTGCCCCACCAGCGAGCAGCGATCGCCGCTCCGATCCGGCAGCGCCCCGCCCGCCCTCGCGATTCCTGGCGCGCCCCTGCTCCATCACGCGCCGCCAGCGGACCGGTCGAGGTGAGCTTCTTCCCCGGCCAGCGTGTGCGCCATCACGCCTTCGGCGAGGGCGTGGTGGTCAGCAGCCGCCTGGTGGAGGGCGACGAAGAAGTCACGGTTAGCTTCGCCGACCGCGAACGGCGCCTGCTCGCCAGCTTCGCCCGCCTCGAACGGGTCGGCTGA
- a CDS encoding glycosyltransferase, whose protein sequence is MRLLLLYKDYPPVIGGIENHLRLLAEGLAARGYAVTVLVSSATGRTRVTEEGGVRVIRAGRLATLASTPLSPALPLLLARARPDLIHLHHPFPPGDLATLIAAPGVPLVVTYHSDIVRQRRLARTLSPLFRQTLRRAARIVASSPAYIRTSPMLAPLASRCRVAPFGMPLERFATADPERVAALRARFPGPLVLFVGRLRYYKGADRLVRAMAHVPARAVFVGGDASVRRADLEALAAALGLAERVHFVGEQSEEALRAWYHAADVFALPAVERSEAFGMAQVEAQAAGLPVVTTEVGTGTSFVTLHGRTGFVVPPDDVPALARALRVLIANPELARALGAAGRARAQREFSLERMLDRMEAVYAEALEDPAR, encoded by the coding sequence ATGCGTCTGCTGTTGCTCTACAAAGACTATCCCCCGGTCATCGGGGGCATTGAGAACCACCTGCGACTCCTCGCCGAGGGTCTGGCGGCGCGGGGATACGCCGTTACGGTGCTGGTGAGCAGCGCCACGGGCCGCACCCGCGTGACGGAGGAGGGCGGCGTGCGCGTGATCCGGGCCGGTCGTCTGGCAACCCTGGCCTCGACCCCCCTCAGCCCGGCTCTGCCGCTGCTGCTGGCTCGCGCCCGGCCTGACCTGATCCACCTGCACCACCCTTTTCCCCCCGGCGACCTGGCGACCCTCATTGCCGCGCCGGGCGTGCCGCTGGTGGTGACCTACCACAGCGATATCGTGCGCCAGCGCCGTCTGGCGCGAACCCTGTCCCCGCTGTTTCGACAGACCCTGCGGCGAGCGGCGCGCATCGTGGCGAGCAGCCCGGCGTACATCCGCACCTCGCCGATGCTGGCGCCGCTGGCCTCCCGCTGTCGGGTGGCGCCCTTCGGGATGCCGCTGGAACGCTTCGCCACGGCCGACCCGGAACGAGTGGCGGCGCTGCGAGCGCGCTTTCCGGGGCCGCTGGTGCTTTTCGTCGGGCGGCTGCGCTACTACAAGGGCGCCGACCGACTGGTGCGGGCAATGGCCCACGTGCCGGCGCGAGCCGTCTTTGTCGGCGGCGACGCCTCGGTGCGCCGCGCCGATCTGGAGGCCCTTGCCGCTGCTCTGGGCCTTGCGGAGCGCGTCCACTTCGTCGGCGAACAATCCGAAGAGGCATTGCGCGCCTGGTACCATGCCGCTGATGTCTTCGCCCTGCCCGCCGTGGAGCGGAGCGAAGCCTTCGGCATGGCCCAGGTGGAAGCCCAGGCCGCCGGGTTGCCGGTGGTCACCACCGAGGTGGGCACTGGCACCAGCTTCGTGACGCTCCACGGGCGGACCGGCTTTGTGGTGCCGCCCGACGACGTGCCTGCGCTGGCGCGCGCGCTGCGCGTACTCATCGCCAACCCCGAGCTGGCGCGCGCCCTCGGCGCCGCGGGCCGCGCCCGCGCGCAACGTGAGTTCAGCCTGGAGCGCATGCTCGACCGCATGGAGGCCGTGTACGCCGAAGCGCTGGAGGATCCGGCGCGCTAG
- the carA gene encoding glutamine-hydrolyzing carbamoyl-phosphate synthase small subunit produces MDAVLVLEDGRVFPGRSFGAPGQCIGEVVFHTGMTGYQEILTDPSYCGQLVTMTAPHIGNTGVNDFDPESLRPQVAGFIVRSYSENFSSWRARGSLAQLLREHRIVAISEVDTRALTRHIRTAGAMRGIISTTGEPIETLLAKARQAPPMEGLDLTHAVTCEEPYHWAEGSAPFGPVYPGGTPPLTYHVVAYDFGLKRTILRRLVDHGCRVTVVPAGTPASEALALRPDGIFYSNGPGDPAAATYAFETLRDLLGRVPVFGICLGHQLMGLALGARTYKLPFGHHGANHPVRHLPTGRVEITSQNHGFAVDPDTLPPEVEVTHINLNDQTVEGLRHAGLGCFSVQYHPEAGPGPHDATYLFREFTALMANWR; encoded by the coding sequence ATGGACGCAGTGCTTGTGCTTGAGGATGGCCGGGTCTTTCCGGGGCGTTCATTCGGAGCGCCGGGCCAGTGCATTGGCGAAGTGGTCTTCCATACCGGCATGACGGGGTACCAGGAGATCCTGACCGATCCCTCGTACTGCGGGCAATTAGTGACCATGACCGCGCCGCACATCGGCAATACCGGGGTCAACGATTTCGATCCCGAGTCGCTCCGGCCCCAGGTGGCCGGCTTCATCGTGCGCTCCTACAGCGAGAACTTCAGTTCCTGGCGCGCCCGCGGCAGTCTGGCCCAGTTGTTGCGCGAGCACCGCATCGTCGCCATCAGCGAGGTGGACACGCGGGCGCTCACCCGGCACATTCGCACCGCCGGGGCCATGCGCGGCATCATCTCCACCACCGGCGAGCCGATAGAGACGCTGCTGGCGAAGGCCCGTCAGGCCCCGCCGATGGAGGGCCTCGACCTGACCCATGCGGTCACCTGTGAAGAACCCTACCACTGGGCCGAAGGCTCAGCTCCCTTCGGCCCGGTGTACCCCGGCGGCACGCCGCCGCTAACCTATCACGTCGTCGCCTATGACTTTGGCCTCAAGCGCACCATCCTGCGCCGACTGGTGGACCACGGCTGCCGGGTGACCGTGGTGCCGGCAGGCACTCCGGCGAGCGAGGCCCTGGCGCTGCGGCCCGACGGCATCTTCTACTCTAACGGCCCCGGCGACCCCGCCGCCGCAACCTACGCCTTCGAGACCCTGCGCGACCTGCTGGGGCGTGTGCCGGTGTTTGGCATCTGCCTGGGCCACCAGTTGATGGGCCTGGCCCTCGGCGCGCGGACCTACAAGCTGCCCTTCGGCCACCACGGCGCCAACCACCCCGTGCGCCATCTCCCGACGGGCCGGGTGGAGATCACCTCGCAAAACCATGGCTTCGCCGTGGACCCCGACACCCTCCCCCCGGAAGTGGAGGTGACCCACATCAATCTGAACGACCAGACGGTGGAGGGTTTACGTCACGCCGGCCTCGGCTGCTTCAGCGTGCAGTACCATCCCGAAGCCGGCCCTGGCCCTCACGACGCGACCTACCTGTTCCGCGAGTTCACGGCGCTTATGGCCAACTGGCGGTAG
- a CDS encoding DNA methyltransferase — protein MNDPANTPGVDPRNRLNDLTGREWTYALRSVISTRYPTRGPESYAHELRRVHPSPKPPQLLAELVRFFTRRGGHVLDPFAGVGGTLIACSLEGRTALGVDLSPEYAGIYQAVCERIGIAPQPYLVADAREVARLEQARERPFDLILTDPPYATMQAREKTGERKKRGASAPTPFTASPADLGNLDYWEFLRELRRVLEGALPLLKPGGHLVLFAKDLQPTAEHHNMLHADIVVSLSQTPGLEFRGYRIWHDQSLNLYPFGYPFAFVANQVHQFILIFRYMPRG, from the coding sequence ATGAACGACCCTGCCAACACCCCTGGCGTAGATCCGCGCAACCGCCTGAATGATCTGACCGGTCGCGAGTGGACCTATGCGCTGCGCTCGGTGATCAGCACGCGCTATCCAACCAGAGGGCCGGAGAGTTACGCCCACGAGTTGCGGCGCGTCCATCCCTCGCCCAAGCCTCCGCAACTGCTGGCCGAACTGGTGCGTTTCTTCACTCGTCGCGGCGGCCACGTGCTCGACCCCTTCGCTGGCGTCGGCGGCACATTGATCGCCTGCTCGCTGGAGGGCCGCACGGCGCTGGGCGTGGACCTTTCACCGGAGTACGCCGGGATCTACCAGGCCGTCTGCGAGCGCATCGGGATCGCCCCCCAGCCCTACCTCGTGGCCGATGCGCGGGAGGTGGCGCGCCTGGAACAGGCGCGTGAGCGCCCCTTCGATCTGATCCTTACCGACCCGCCCTATGCGACGATGCAGGCTCGCGAGAAGACCGGCGAGCGCAAGAAGCGCGGCGCGAGCGCCCCGACCCCCTTCACCGCCTCCCCCGCCGATCTGGGGAACCTGGACTACTGGGAGTTCCTGCGCGAGTTGCGCCGGGTGCTGGAGGGCGCGCTCCCGCTGCTCAAGCCCGGCGGCCACCTGGTGCTCTTTGCCAAGGATCTGCAACCAACCGCCGAGCATCACAACATGCTGCACGCCGACATTGTGGTCTCACTGAGCCAGACGCCAGGACTGGAGTTCCGCGGGTATCGCATCTGGCATGACCAGAGCCTCAATCTGTATCCGTTTGGCTATCCCTTTGCCTTTGTGGCCAATCAGGTGCATCAGTTTATTCTGATCTTTCGCTATATGCCGCGGGGGTGA
- a CDS encoding Flp family type IVb pilin codes for MLRSFFAKEEGQGLVEYALILVLIAIVVIGVLTLLGRQVSTVFSQINSGLSR; via the coding sequence ATGCTTCGCAGCTTCTTCGCCAAGGAAGAGGGTCAGGGTCTGGTCGAGTACGCGCTCATTCTCGTGCTGATCGCCATTGTTGTTATCGGTGTTCTGACGCTGCTCGGCCGCCAGGTCTCGACCGTCTTCTCGCAGATCAACAGCGGTCTCAGCCGCTAG
- a CDS encoding Flp family type IVb pilin: MLRSFFAKEEGQGLVEYALILVLIAIVVIGVLTLLGRQVSTVFSQINSGLSR, translated from the coding sequence ATGCTTCGCAGCTTCTTCGCCAAGGAAGAGGGTCAGGGTCTGGTCGAGTACGCGCTCATTCTCGTGCTGATCGCCATTGTTGTTATCGGTGTTCTGACGCTGCTCGGCCGCCAGGTCTCGACCGTCTTCTCGCAGATCAACAGCGGTCTCAGCCGCTAA
- a CDS encoding MFS transporter: protein MNDDSRKWWALAAVGSGVLLSTIDGSIVNIALGALVAAFNANLNVVEWVMLAYLLTISCLLLLMGRLGDMFGKRRVYYAGLGIFTLASALCGLAPTIGALIGFRVLQGVGAAMIQAVGPALLVMAFPPRERGTALGAIGSFVAAGILIGPALGGVLLRYVGWEAIFFVNVPVGMAGMWLTLRSIAPDRAPAGGQVFDVAGALLLMVTLLGLLLALTEGPVWGWNDPRIAALFALSGAAGAAFLVWEWRFPQPMIRPTMFRAPAFSLNLLASFLLFLGLSFNLLLTPLLLQFVLNLDLQTTGLALMGLPLALSLVAPISGRLSDRIGPQVLTLAGLLIAAASLIAMSFAGVGTPLVYLIGCLLALGVGVGLFQSPNNSTVLGNAPPEALGVASSLLAIMRNLGQTAGVAIAGAVWASRVFALHGGPISPITAAPPATLAAGFDLAMRVAAGLVLLALAPSLAGGRALARQALSARADESTDVLIH, encoded by the coding sequence GTGAACGACGATTCACGCAAGTGGTGGGCGCTGGCGGCGGTGGGCAGCGGCGTGTTGCTGTCAACGATAGACGGTTCGATTGTCAACATTGCTCTGGGCGCCCTCGTTGCCGCGTTCAACGCTAATCTCAACGTGGTCGAGTGGGTGATGCTGGCCTACCTGCTGACCATTTCATGTTTGCTGCTGCTGATGGGCCGGCTGGGGGATATGTTCGGTAAACGCCGGGTGTACTACGCTGGTCTGGGGATCTTCACCCTGGCATCGGCGTTGTGCGGGCTGGCCCCCACTATCGGCGCGTTGATCGGCTTTCGGGTGCTACAGGGGGTGGGCGCGGCGATGATCCAGGCAGTGGGGCCGGCCCTGCTGGTTATGGCGTTTCCACCGCGCGAGCGGGGCACGGCGCTGGGCGCGATCGGCTCGTTTGTGGCGGCGGGGATTCTGATTGGCCCGGCTCTCGGCGGCGTACTGCTGCGCTATGTCGGCTGGGAAGCGATCTTTTTCGTTAATGTGCCTGTGGGTATGGCAGGGATGTGGCTCACGTTGCGCAGTATCGCTCCCGACCGGGCGCCAGCGGGCGGGCAGGTGTTCGATGTGGCGGGCGCGCTGCTGTTGATGGTCACCCTGCTGGGCTTACTCCTCGCACTCACCGAGGGGCCGGTCTGGGGGTGGAACGATCCGCGCATCGCCGCGCTGTTCGCGCTCTCTGGCGCGGCGGGGGCGGCCTTTCTGGTCTGGGAGTGGCGCTTCCCCCAGCCGATGATCAGGCCGACCATGTTTCGCGCGCCCGCCTTTTCCCTCAACCTGCTGGCGAGCTTTTTGCTGTTTCTCGGACTGTCCTTCAATCTGCTGCTGACCCCCCTGTTGCTGCAATTCGTGCTCAACCTCGATTTGCAGACCACTGGACTGGCGCTGATGGGCCTGCCGCTGGCGCTTTCGCTGGTCGCGCCGATCAGCGGGCGCCTCTCCGACCGTATCGGGCCGCAGGTCCTCACCCTGGCCGGTCTGCTAATCGCGGCAGCCAGTCTGATCGCGATGAGTTTTGCCGGGGTAGGTACGCCGCTGGTCTATCTGATCGGGTGCTTGCTCGCGCTCGGGGTGGGGGTGGGTCTGTTCCAGAGCCCCAATAACAGCACCGTGCTGGGCAACGCGCCGCCCGAAGCCCTGGGGGTGGCCAGCAGCCTGCTGGCGATTATGCGCAATCTGGGCCAGACGGCGGGCGTGGCGATAGCCGGAGCGGTCTGGGCTTCGCGCGTGTTCGCCCTCCACGGCGGCCCGATCAGCCCGATCACTGCCGCGCCGCCCGCGACCCTGGCCGCAGGCTTCGATCTGGCGATGCGCGTGGCGGCGGGTCTGGTGCTGCTGGCGCTTGCGCCCTCCCTGGCGGGCGGGCGGGCCCTGGCGCGGCAGGCGCTGTCGGCCCGGGCGGATGAGAGCACTGATGTTTTGATCCACTGA
- the sppA gene encoding signal peptide peptidase SppA, producing MATLTYLLTALWRKSVNLWRRLRRRRTDWVRMEVSGALPELTEPLVWWQGRLGGVASPLSLQILRRRFERLADDPHIRGVVLVIRDLSAGWAAIQGLHEILRVYRDAGKRVVAYLPSADTRAYFAACCADRVVMPPTAYLNLTGLRVEVTFFGDALRLAGLEAEVIAVSPYKSGGDQLARASLSPEAREQLERLVDDRFTMLVETIAAARGLSTDQVRALIDRAPFRADAAREAGLLDATCYEDELEAYLRGLDHPDAAETTTPAGGDDGLALIDWLQADRWLPLPPARRERRFVGVIPVIGAIATGPSRRSPLPLPIIGGNLAGSDTIAQALRRAERDRRIAAIVMHIDSPGGDSFASDLIWREALRLSRLKPLVVSMGDVAASGGYYIAAPARAIMARPATLTGSIGVLAVRVNGAALLERARIGVGVISRGANSGLFSPLRPLEANERDALTRTVFETYAIFKDRVREGRGIEEERLEPIAGGRVWTGREAALFGLVDDLGGLPAAVARARELAGLPPDPRPTLLMVRGGGRRDLLPRPFPPAEARSFLPALLEEALRTRVLAALPFIFREV from the coding sequence ATGGCAACACTCACGTATCTGCTAACTGCTCTCTGGCGGAAGAGCGTGAATCTCTGGCGCCGGCTGCGGCGTCGCCGCACTGACTGGGTGCGCATGGAGGTAAGCGGCGCCCTGCCCGAACTGACCGAGCCGCTCGTCTGGTGGCAGGGGCGCCTGGGCGGGGTCGCCTCGCCTCTCAGCCTGCAGATCCTGCGGCGGCGCTTCGAGCGTCTGGCCGACGATCCGCATATTCGCGGCGTGGTGCTGGTCATCCGCGATCTCAGCGCGGGATGGGCCGCCATTCAGGGTCTCCACGAGATCCTCCGCGTCTACCGCGACGCCGGCAAGCGCGTGGTGGCCTATCTGCCCTCCGCCGATACGCGCGCCTATTTCGCAGCCTGTTGCGCCGACAGGGTGGTAATGCCGCCCACGGCCTATCTCAACCTGACCGGCCTGCGAGTCGAGGTGACCTTCTTTGGCGACGCTCTCCGTCTGGCCGGGCTGGAGGCCGAGGTCATCGCCGTGTCGCCCTACAAGAGCGGCGGCGACCAGTTGGCCCGCGCCTCGCTTTCGCCGGAGGCCCGCGAGCAGCTCGAACGGCTCGTTGACGACCGCTTCACGATGCTCGTCGAGACCATCGCCGCTGCGCGCGGTCTCAGCACCGACCAGGTTCGCGCCTTGATTGATCGCGCCCCCTTCCGCGCCGATGCCGCCCGCGAAGCCGGTTTGCTCGATGCGACGTGCTACGAAGACGAGCTGGAAGCATACCTGCGGGGCCTCGACCACCCGGACGCTGCGGAGACCACGACACCCGCCGGAGGCGACGATGGGCTGGCGTTGATTGACTGGCTGCAGGCCGACCGCTGGCTGCCCCTGCCCCCAGCCCGTCGCGAGCGCCGCTTTGTAGGGGTGATCCCCGTCATCGGGGCCATCGCCACCGGGCCGAGCCGGCGCTCGCCCCTGCCGCTGCCGATTATCGGCGGCAACCTCGCCGGCAGCGACACCATCGCCCAGGCCCTGCGTCGCGCCGAGCGCGACCGGCGCATCGCCGCCATCGTGATGCATATCGACTCCCCCGGCGGCGACTCGTTCGCCTCCGACCTGATCTGGCGCGAGGCCCTGCGCCTCAGCCGGCTCAAGCCGCTCGTGGTCAGCATGGGTGACGTGGCGGCTTCGGGAGGCTACTACATCGCTGCTCCGGCGCGGGCGATCATGGCTCGCCCGGCCACCCTTACCGGCAGCATCGGCGTCCTCGCTGTGCGCGTGAATGGCGCCGCCTTGCTTGAACGGGCGCGCATCGGCGTGGGAGTGATCAGCCGGGGAGCCAATAGCGGCCTCTTTTCGCCCCTGCGCCCGCTGGAGGCCAACGAGCGCGACGCTCTCACCCGCACCGTGTTCGAGACCTACGCCATCTTCAAGGACCGCGTGCGCGAGGGGCGCGGCATCGAGGAGGAGCGCCTTGAGCCGATCGCTGGCGGGCGCGTCTGGACGGGGCGCGAGGCGGCCCTGTTCGGCCTGGTGGACGACCTGGGGGGTCTGCCCGCCGCAGTGGCCCGCGCCCGCGAACTGGCCGGCCTGCCCCCCGATCCGCGCCCCACCCTGCTGATGGTGCGCGGCGGGGGCCGGCGCGATCTGCTCCCACGCCCTTTTCCTCCCGCCGAAGCCCGGAGCTTCCTCCCTGCCCTGCTCGAAGAGGCCCTGCGCACCCGCGTGCTTGCCGCGCTGCCCTTCATCTTCCGCGAAGTCTGA
- a CDS encoding ABC transporter permease, with protein sequence MTLQDMLQTALENLGRRKVRTALTSTGVVVGILTIVTMVSLGVGVQREIREQFAALGLENVFVRPGQQQEQDFFTQFGPPMPARPITPEVVARWEQLPGVREVTTRISLDQTTTLLEFPEGGTWPVRVTGLDVIANPFRAPPAILAGAPGPLEAAGQVVLAAGALPPGARPEELLGRKVAIVLRSPRGETERFPLTVAGVNDSADREVQASAADMAAMKAWWFNTPDYLERYGYDEAVIRASDVAAAAELVRALRSEGFRVQSLELILQQANRVFAVINVMLASVGGLALFVASLGIVNTMIMAIYERTREIGTLKAIGASRGDIRGIFMIEAGLIGLIGGMIGIIGGWLIGMLLNKVINWYIARERLPLEGAFFVTPWWLALAALAFAALVGVVAGLYPAARAARLDPLVALRYE encoded by the coding sequence ATGACCCTTCAGGATATGCTTCAGACCGCCCTGGAGAACCTGGGCCGGCGCAAGGTGCGCACGGCGCTGACCTCGACCGGGGTCGTCGTGGGCATTCTGACGATCGTCACCATGGTGTCGCTGGGCGTGGGGGTGCAGCGCGAGATCCGCGAGCAGTTCGCGGCCCTGGGGCTGGAGAACGTCTTTGTGCGCCCTGGCCAGCAGCAGGAGCAGGACTTCTTCACCCAGTTCGGCCCTCCGATGCCCGCCCGGCCGATCACGCCGGAGGTGGTGGCCCGGTGGGAGCAACTGCCCGGCGTGCGCGAAGTGACGACGCGGATAAGCCTGGACCAGACAACGACGCTGCTGGAGTTCCCGGAAGGCGGGACATGGCCCGTGCGGGTCACCGGCCTGGATGTGATCGCCAACCCCTTCCGCGCCCCGCCGGCGATCCTGGCTGGCGCGCCTGGCCCGCTTGAAGCGGCCGGGCAGGTGGTGCTGGCCGCGGGAGCCTTGCCGCCCGGCGCGCGCCCCGAGGAACTCCTGGGACGTAAGGTGGCGATTGTGCTGCGCAGCCCGCGGGGCGAAACCGAACGCTTCCCGCTCACCGTCGCAGGCGTGAACGATAGTGCCGACAGAGAGGTGCAGGCGAGCGCGGCGGATATGGCGGCGATGAAAGCCTGGTGGTTCAACACCCCCGACTATCTGGAACGCTACGGCTACGACGAAGCGGTCATTCGAGCCAGCGACGTGGCGGCGGCCGCCGAACTGGTGCGCGCCCTGCGGAGCGAGGGCTTCCGGGTGCAATCGCTCGAACTCATCCTGCAACAGGCCAATCGCGTCTTCGCGGTCATCAACGTCATGCTGGCCTCGGTGGGCGGGCTGGCGCTGTTCGTGGCCAGCCTGGGCATCGTCAACACCATGATCATGGCCATCTACGAGCGGACTCGCGAGATCGGCACGTTGAAAGCGATCGGCGCCTCGCGCGGCGACATCCGGGGCATCTTTATGATCGAGGCCGGGCTGATCGGGCTGATCGGCGGGATGATCGGCATCATCGGCGGCTGGCTGATCGGTATGCTGCTCAACAAGGTGATCAACTGGTACATCGCCCGCGAGCGCCTGCCGCTCGAAGGCGCCTTCTTCGTCACTCCCTGGTGGCTGGCCCTGGCCGCGCTGGCCTTCGCGGCCCTGGTGGGCGTCGTGGCCGGCCTCTATCCCGCTGCCCGCGCCGCGCGCCTTGATCCCCTGGTGGCGCTGCGGTACGAGTAA